Proteins encoded within one genomic window of Candidatus Binatia bacterium:
- a CDS encoding methyltransferase: protein MSSTAGPQSAERRALAAEPGNPFESLRQIYAGYCLSRGLHVIADLGVADALGETPRSASELAGSVGANPDALDRLLRLLSAHGIFESEHGKYRHSPGSRLLRSDHPQSARPLARMFGLSLNWTAYGSMEHAIRTGRPALETTLPGGFWKHFAAHPDESAVFNAAMAAKARAQVPAIVSSYDFSKSERIGDIGGGRGHLLQAVLQSSPRAKGVLFDLPHVIADVADIASDRLALHGGDFFKDPLPECDTYLVMEIIHDWPDSESSQILSAIRRSAPAGATLLLLEEIIPDDPGPHWSKVLDIHMLTLLGGRQRTLKEYEALLRAAGFALRREIDTGAGISILESQAV, encoded by the coding sequence GTGAGCAGCACCGCCGGGCCGCAATCCGCGGAACGGCGCGCTCTGGCTGCCGAACCTGGGAACCCCTTCGAGTCCCTGCGGCAGATCTACGCCGGATACTGTCTGTCCCGAGGGCTCCACGTGATCGCGGATCTCGGCGTCGCGGATGCGCTGGGGGAGACCCCTCGCTCGGCCTCCGAGCTGGCCGGCTCGGTCGGAGCGAATCCGGACGCTCTCGACCGCCTGCTCCGGCTTCTCTCCGCCCACGGAATCTTCGAATCGGAACACGGCAAGTATCGCCACTCGCCCGGGTCCCGTCTCCTGCGCTCCGACCATCCCCAGTCCGCGCGGCCGCTCGCGCGCATGTTCGGCCTTTCGTTGAACTGGACGGCGTACGGCTCGATGGAACATGCCATCCGAACGGGGCGGCCCGCGCTCGAGACGACGTTGCCGGGCGGGTTCTGGAAGCACTTCGCCGCGCACCCCGACGAAAGCGCGGTCTTCAACGCGGCGATGGCCGCGAAGGCGCGGGCTCAGGTGCCGGCGATCGTTTCGTCCTACGATTTCTCGAAGTCCGAACGCATCGGGGACATCGGCGGAGGGCGCGGGCATCTTCTCCAGGCCGTGCTTCAATCCTCGCCGCGCGCCAAGGGGGTCCTCTTCGACCTGCCGCACGTGATCGCCGACGTCGCCGACATCGCGTCGGACCGCCTCGCGCTTCACGGAGGCGATTTCTTCAAGGATCCGCTCCCCGAGTGCGACACCTATCTCGTCATGGAGATCATTCACGACTGGCCGGATTCGGAGTCGTCCCAGATCCTCTCGGCGATTCGACGCTCCGCCCCGGCAGGCGCTACGCTTCTCCTCCTGGAGGAGATCATTCCGGACGACCCCGGGCCGCACTGGTCGAAGGTCCTGGACATCCACATGCTCACCCTGCTCGGGGGACGGCAGCGAACCCTCAAGGAATACGAGGCGCTCCTTCGCGCGGCCGGCTTCGCGCTCCGCCGCGAGATCGACACGGGCGCAGGGATTTCGATCCTCGAGTCCCAGGCGGTCTAG
- a CDS encoding DUF2330 domain-containing protein has protein sequence MIFVRPMLRTVPRPRRDRNSSPGAIPLFVPLLALLMTALALALTPRPAVAFCGFYVATGDMRLYNRASKVVLARDGNRTVLTMSSDFRGDPEQFAVVVPVPVVLEKSQVHVGDSLAVTHLDDFSVPRLVEYTDPNPCPDPAISQGGALHFRGGGADVRLGIAEVRGSMKVAIRAQYKVDEYDILILSADEGRALGRWLRAQGYTMPPGADDVLSSYIKQGMYFFVAKVDVREQRRLGYQYLRPIQVAYESPKFMLPIRLGMVNAEGPQEMFVFTLTRRGRVESTNYRTVRVPTDVDVPEFVKGDFAAFYPLLFSNERRHEGEDALYLEYAWAVSPVRATCDPCTGPNLTPDELRGLGAYWIATQGYPMNDVFLTRLHVRYDAQHFPEDLLFHETGDRQNWQARYVIHHPYPGNEECDQRNAYLKSVWERRRSEAENYAKLTGTDEASVRRRMGVRDDWSSGEEALNWWERLWRR, from the coding sequence ATGATCTTCGTCCGACCGATGCTCCGGACGGTCCCCCGCCCCCGTCGAGACAGGAATTCGTCGCCCGGCGCGATCCCGCTCTTCGTTCCCCTGCTCGCACTCCTGATGACCGCGCTGGCGCTGGCCCTGACCCCGCGTCCGGCCGTCGCGTTCTGCGGCTTCTACGTCGCGACCGGCGACATGCGCCTCTACAACCGCGCCTCCAAGGTGGTGCTCGCCCGCGACGGAAACCGCACCGTGCTCACCATGTCGAGCGACTTCCGCGGCGATCCCGAGCAGTTCGCCGTCGTCGTGCCGGTTCCGGTGGTGCTGGAGAAGAGCCAGGTGCATGTCGGCGATTCCCTCGCCGTCACGCACCTGGACGACTTCTCGGTGCCGCGGCTGGTGGAGTACACCGACCCCAATCCGTGCCCCGACCCCGCCATCAGTCAGGGGGGCGCCCTTCATTTTCGCGGGGGAGGCGCCGACGTGAGGTTGGGGATCGCGGAGGTCCGCGGAAGCATGAAGGTAGCGATCCGCGCGCAATACAAAGTCGATGAGTACGACATCCTGATCCTCTCCGCCGACGAGGGGCGCGCGCTCGGGCGGTGGCTTCGCGCGCAGGGATACACGATGCCGCCGGGCGCGGACGACGTGCTCTCCTCCTACATCAAGCAGGGGATGTACTTCTTCGTGGCCAAGGTCGACGTGCGCGAGCAGCGTCGGCTGGGCTACCAGTACCTGCGCCCCATCCAGGTCGCCTACGAGTCACCGAAATTCATGCTCCCGATCCGGCTCGGCATGGTGAACGCGGAAGGGCCTCAAGAAATGTTCGTGTTCACCCTGACGCGTCGCGGCCGGGTCGAGTCGACCAACTACCGCACGGTTCGCGTTCCCACGGACGTGGACGTTCCGGAGTTCGTGAAGGGGGATTTCGCCGCGTTCTATCCCCTTCTCTTCTCGAACGAGCGGCGTCACGAGGGGGAGGACGCGCTCTATCTCGAATACGCCTGGGCGGTCTCGCCGGTCCGCGCCACCTGCGATCCCTGCACCGGACCCAACCTGACGCCCGACGAGCTGCGCGGCCTGGGCGCCTACTGGATCGCGACCCAGGGATATCCCATGAACGACGTCTTCCTGACGCGCCTGCACGTGCGCTACGACGCCCAGCACTTCCCCGAGGATCTCCTCTTCCACGAGACCGGCGACCGCCAGAACTGGCAGGCGAGGTACGTGATCCATCACCCCTATCCGGGAAACGAGGAGTGCGACCAGCGGAATGCCTATCTCAAGTCGGTCTGGGAACGGCGGAGGTCGGAGGCAGAGAATTACGCGAAGCTGACCGGCACCGACGAGGCGTCGGTCCGCCGCCGGATGGGCGTGCGCGACGACTGGTCCTCGGGTGAAGAGGCGCTGAACTGGTGGGAGCGGCTGTGGAGGAGGTAG
- a CDS encoding DNA polymerase III subunit alpha has protein sequence HSGGIVLVPDELSNHVPVEIAPKGVPIVQWEKDQTEDFGLVKMDLLGNRSLAVIRDALAAVERNTGLKIDERAWNPIDDPATQRLMAEGETIGVFYAESPSMRQLQRKAARGDFDHLVIHSSMIRPAANSYINEYLRRLHGGAYEPLHPALTHTLDETYGIMCYQEDVTKVCMELAGLPLAQAEQIRKALGHKRPAKPLRAHMADFYAGAASRGVAREVIDKVWDMILSFVGYSFCKPHSASYAMVSFRSGWLRAHHPAEFIAAVISNQGGYYDAFAYVSEARRMGLRVLPVDVNASLREYTGRAHEVRVGLMQVKGLHAEATRALLETREGGGAFASFDDLRRRARLHVADLERVVKSGACDSIAAGRTRAELLWEVYLEDAASLAATGTDDLFAPAAPAVPRADPYDRATMLRHEIETLGFLVSAHPLEPYERAMRGRGIVAGKDLDRHVGRRVKLLGWHVTSKLVHDKHERLMEFVGFEDTTALYDATFFPKVYERVCHLLAGNQPFLITGQVQQEYGVTSVVVEDLRRL, from the coding sequence GCACAGCGGCGGGATCGTGCTCGTGCCGGACGAGCTCTCGAACCACGTGCCGGTCGAGATCGCGCCCAAGGGCGTCCCGATCGTGCAGTGGGAGAAGGACCAGACCGAGGACTTCGGCCTGGTGAAGATGGACCTCCTGGGGAACCGGTCGCTCGCCGTGATCCGGGATGCCCTCGCGGCGGTGGAGCGGAACACCGGCCTGAAGATCGATGAGCGCGCGTGGAACCCGATCGACGATCCGGCGACGCAGCGGCTGATGGCCGAAGGAGAAACGATCGGCGTCTTCTACGCCGAGTCCCCCTCGATGCGGCAGCTCCAGCGTAAGGCGGCGCGCGGCGACTTCGATCACCTCGTCATCCACTCCTCGATGATCCGCCCCGCCGCGAACTCCTACATCAACGAGTACCTGCGCCGATTGCACGGCGGCGCCTACGAGCCGCTCCACCCGGCGCTGACCCACACGCTGGACGAGACCTACGGAATCATGTGCTACCAGGAGGATGTGACCAAGGTGTGCATGGAGCTGGCGGGGCTTCCGCTCGCGCAGGCCGAGCAGATCCGGAAAGCGCTCGGCCACAAGCGCCCGGCGAAGCCTCTGCGGGCGCACATGGCCGACTTCTACGCCGGCGCCGCCTCCCGCGGCGTCGCGCGCGAGGTGATCGACAAGGTCTGGGACATGATCCTCTCCTTCGTGGGCTACTCCTTCTGCAAGCCGCACAGCGCCTCCTACGCCATGGTCTCCTTCCGTTCGGGGTGGCTCCGGGCGCACCACCCGGCCGAGTTCATCGCGGCCGTGATCTCGAACCAGGGCGGCTACTACGACGCGTTCGCCTACGTGTCGGAGGCGCGGCGGATGGGCCTTCGCGTGCTGCCGGTGGACGTGAACGCGAGCCTGCGGGAATACACGGGTCGCGCGCACGAAGTGCGCGTCGGGCTCATGCAGGTGAAAGGGCTCCACGCCGAGGCGACCCGCGCGCTGCTGGAGACGCGCGAGGGGGGCGGCGCGTTCGCATCCTTCGACGACCTCCGCCGCCGGGCGCGGCTGCACGTCGCGGATCTGGAGCGGGTGGTCAAGTCGGGGGCCTGCGACTCGATCGCCGCGGGGCGGACGCGCGCGGAGCTATTGTGGGAGGTCTACCTGGAGGACGCCGCCTCGCTCGCGGCCACCGGCACCGACGACCTCTTTGCGCCTGCCGCCCCGGCCGTCCCGCGCGCGGACCCCTATGATCGCGCGACGATGCTCCGCCACGAGATCGAGACGCTCGGATTCCTCGTGAGCGCGCATCCGCTGGAGCCCTACGAGCGGGCCATGCGCGGGCGCGGCATCGTCGCCGGCAAGGACCTCGACCGGCACGTCGGTCGCCGCGTGAAGCTCCTCGGCTGGCACGTCACGTCCAAGCTGGTCCACGACAAGCACGAGCGGCTGATGGAGTTCGTCGGCTTCGAGGACACGACCGCGCTCTACGACGCCACCTTCTTCCCCAAGGTCTACGAGCGCGTCTGCCACCTGCTCGCGGGCAACCAGCCGTTCCTGATCACCGGCCAGGTGCAGCAGGAGTACGGCGTCACGTCGGTGGTGGTGGAGGATCTGCGTCGCCTGTGA
- a CDS encoding DUF2330 domain-containing protein: MNRWTCALAIASASLLSAPAAHSFCGFYVARGDAKLFNKASKVVMVRDEDHTVLTMASDFKGEPEEFALVVPVPTVLEKGQIHVGDPKAVDHLDAYTAPRLVEYFDPDPCQVYAMQKMSALRNAAPMASGRVESDARRDRSLGVHVEARYTVGEYDILILSAKESGGLETWLRIHDYRVPAGASRVLASYLRQGMKFFVARVNLEEQAKLGYSYLRPLQMAFDSPKFMLPLRLGMVNADGPQELFVYALTRNGRVETTNYRTIKLPSDAEIPEFVKEDFPRFYKDMFAEQHERAGGDAVFLEYAWDMAWCDPCAADPMSREELAGLGVFWINTGIVPPGRRGGPGIAPQFMPTPGNPQEVFVTRLHVRYDAAHFPEDLVFQETGDKTNFQGRFVIRHPFRGQGECEAMDAYRGQVRERRAKEAETLADLTGWSMRRIRQQMGGDAAWSAAPGNAPGPAKGERRKWWDWMWKK, encoded by the coding sequence GTGAACCGATGGACGTGCGCGCTGGCGATCGCGTCGGCGAGCCTGCTCTCGGCGCCGGCCGCGCATAGCTTCTGCGGGTTCTATGTCGCGCGCGGCGACGCCAAGCTGTTCAACAAGGCCTCGAAGGTGGTGATGGTCCGCGACGAGGACCACACCGTGCTCACGATGGCGAGCGACTTCAAGGGCGAGCCCGAGGAGTTCGCGCTGGTCGTGCCGGTGCCGACGGTGCTGGAGAAGGGGCAGATCCACGTCGGCGACCCCAAGGCGGTGGACCACCTGGACGCCTACACGGCGCCGCGCCTGGTGGAGTACTTCGATCCCGATCCCTGTCAGGTCTATGCGATGCAGAAGATGTCGGCGCTGCGGAATGCCGCTCCGATGGCCAGCGGTAGGGTCGAATCCGACGCCAGGCGCGACCGCTCGCTCGGCGTGCACGTCGAGGCCCGCTACACGGTCGGCGAGTACGACATTCTCATTCTTTCCGCCAAGGAGAGCGGCGGCCTCGAGACCTGGCTGCGGATCCACGACTATCGCGTCCCGGCCGGAGCCTCGCGCGTGCTCGCGAGCTACCTCCGCCAGGGGATGAAGTTCTTCGTCGCCCGCGTCAACCTCGAGGAGCAGGCGAAGCTCGGCTACTCCTACCTTCGTCCCCTCCAGATGGCGTTCGACTCCCCCAAGTTCATGCTCCCGCTCCGGCTGGGCATGGTGAACGCCGACGGGCCGCAAGAGCTGTTCGTCTACGCGCTCACGCGAAACGGCCGCGTGGAGACGACCAACTACCGCACGATCAAGCTTCCCTCCGACGCCGAGATCCCGGAGTTCGTGAAGGAGGACTTCCCCCGCTTCTACAAGGACATGTTCGCCGAGCAGCACGAGCGGGCCGGCGGCGACGCGGTCTTCCTCGAGTACGCGTGGGACATGGCGTGGTGCGACCCCTGCGCGGCCGACCCGATGTCGCGCGAGGAGCTGGCCGGGCTGGGGGTGTTCTGGATCAACACCGGGATCGTGCCGCCGGGACGACGGGGCGGACCGGGCATCGCGCCGCAGTTCATGCCCACGCCGGGCAATCCCCAGGAGGTGTTCGTGACGCGGCTGCACGTCCGCTACGACGCGGCGCACTTCCCCGAGGACCTCGTCTTCCAGGAGACGGGCGACAAGACCAACTTCCAGGGCCGGTTCGTCATCCGGCATCCGTTCCGCGGGCAGGGCGAGTGCGAGGCGATGGACGCCTACCGCGGGCAGGTGCGCGAGCGGCGGGCCAAGGAGGCGGAGACGCTGGCCGACCTGACCGGATGGAGCATGCGCCGGATCCGCCAGCAGATGGGTGGCGACGCCGCGTGGAGCGCGGCACCGGGGAATGCGCCTGGGCCCGCGAAGGGAGAGCGGAGGAAGTGGTGGGACTGGATGTGGAAGAAGTGA
- a CDS encoding O-methyltransferase, translating into MPTETPTQSAWSAVDTYLSGVLLPDDPALEEAVRSSERAGLPAIQVSPLQGKMLHLLALMRGARSILEIGTLGGYSTIWMAKALRPGGRLITLEIDPKHAEVARANLLRAGLERLVDVRVGRALDTLPRLVEEGAGPFDLVFIDADKPSGTDYFQWSLKLSRVGTIIVVDNVVRDGEVADASSTDASVVGSRRVLEAMAAEPRVSATAIQTVGVKGYDGFAMALVIQ; encoded by the coding sequence ATGCCGACAGAGACACCGACGCAATCCGCTTGGTCCGCCGTCGACACCTATCTCAGCGGAGTTCTCCTGCCGGACGATCCGGCGCTCGAAGAAGCCGTCCGCTCCAGCGAACGCGCTGGGCTCCCGGCCATCCAGGTTTCGCCGCTCCAAGGGAAGATGCTCCACCTGCTCGCGCTGATGCGGGGCGCCCGGTCGATCCTCGAGATCGGCACGCTCGGCGGCTACAGCACGATCTGGATGGCCAAGGCCCTCCGTCCGGGAGGCCGCCTGATCACCTTGGAGATCGATCCGAAGCACGCCGAGGTCGCGCGCGCGAATCTCCTGCGCGCCGGGCTCGAGCGCCTGGTGGACGTGCGCGTCGGCCGCGCGCTCGATACCCTGCCGCGGCTGGTCGAAGAGGGCGCGGGGCCGTTCGACCTCGTCTTCATCGACGCCGACAAGCCGAGCGGGACGGACTACTTCCAGTGGTCCCTCAAGCTCTCGCGGGTGGGCACCATCATCGTCGTCGACAACGTGGTCCGCGACGGCGAGGTGGCGGATGCGTCGAGCACCGACGCGAGCGTGGTCGGATCACGGCGCGTGCTCGAGGCGATGGCCGCCGAACCGCGCGTCAGCGCCACGGCGATCCAGACGGTCGGCGTGAAGGGCTATGACGGCTTCGCGATGGCGCTGGTGATTCAGTGA
- a CDS encoding RnfABCDGE type electron transport complex subunit D — protein MTRRFDPRWWQICCLGGLLTYGLLRLHFDTPPIQIAATIGTALAMQLLFTRLFRTPSFEWKSALISGLGLCFLFRANDWRLAALCAAIAIGSKFLVRWNGKHIWNPTNIALVVMMIAFDRAWVSPGQWGSGPTLAYAMAMAGAFVVNRSARSDTTVAFLAAYAAVLFGRSMWVGEPLRIAAHRMTSGALMIFAFHMISDPKTTPNTRAGRILFASLVAVGAGLVAFMLFRPNGPLWALAALAPAVPLIDRLLPGPKYEWKRPVVGPLWKGDVREPMDVRAGDRVGEPALGAGRA, from the coding sequence ATGACCCGGCGCTTCGACCCCCGGTGGTGGCAGATCTGCTGCCTGGGCGGGCTTCTGACGTATGGGCTCCTCCGGCTCCACTTCGACACGCCGCCGATCCAGATCGCGGCGACGATCGGAACGGCCCTGGCCATGCAGCTCCTGTTCACCCGCCTGTTCCGGACCCCTTCCTTCGAGTGGAAGAGCGCCTTGATCTCGGGCCTCGGGCTCTGCTTCCTCTTCCGCGCGAACGACTGGCGCCTGGCGGCGCTCTGCGCCGCGATCGCCATCGGGAGCAAGTTCCTGGTGCGGTGGAACGGCAAGCACATCTGGAATCCGACCAACATCGCCCTCGTCGTCATGATGATCGCCTTCGACCGGGCCTGGGTCTCGCCCGGCCAGTGGGGCAGCGGGCCCACCCTGGCCTACGCCATGGCCATGGCCGGTGCCTTCGTCGTAAACCGCTCCGCCCGCAGCGACACGACCGTGGCCTTCCTCGCCGCCTACGCGGCCGTCCTCTTCGGCCGCTCGATGTGGGTCGGCGAGCCGCTCCGGATCGCGGCGCACCGCATGACGAGCGGCGCGCTCATGATCTTCGCGTTTCACATGATCTCCGATCCCAAGACCACGCCGAACACGCGCGCGGGCCGGATCCTCTTCGCGTCGCTGGTCGCCGTGGGCGCCGGCCTCGTGGCCTTCATGCTCTTCCGGCCCAACGGCCCCCTCTGGGCCCTGGCCGCTCTCGCACCGGCGGTGCCGCTGATCGACCGCCTGCTCCCCGGCCCCAAGTACGAATGGAAGCGTCCCGTGGTCGGCCCCCTCTGGAAAGGAGACGTTCGTGAACCGATGGACGTGCGCGCTGGCGATCGCGTCGGCGAGCCTGCTCTCGGCGCCGGCCGCGCATAG
- a CDS encoding DmsE family decaheme c-type cytochrome has translation MRRVPWHLLFVTGAAVVLASAPAAAPAKTDPAPVQQAQASSSDQAAVAGHATYVGMEACKDCHEDQFKSWEHNPHHGSQNDSNPTGKKEVECESCHGPGSLHVEAGGDKDNPGFHTIRNLKTMKPDASSEVCATCHRTAEQFHWKSSTHARNRVACVDCHAVHSSKDPGGQNLLQATGTSELCLRCHTDKRSQVAHVSHMPVPEGGITCADCHNPHGSPGPHMIRGASNNELCESCHMDKRGPFLWEHPPVREDCLNCHEPHGSNNDKMLVTKRPFLCQRCHIATRHPSTLYDLPDLTASNRTRIVDRGCVNCHTQIHGSNHPSGETLLR, from the coding sequence ATGAGACGTGTCCCCTGGCACCTCCTGTTCGTGACCGGAGCGGCGGTCGTGCTGGCCTCCGCTCCTGCCGCCGCGCCGGCGAAGACCGATCCCGCGCCGGTGCAGCAAGCCCAAGCCTCCTCATCCGACCAGGCCGCCGTGGCGGGACATGCGACGTACGTCGGCATGGAGGCCTGCAAGGACTGCCACGAAGACCAGTTCAAGAGCTGGGAGCACAATCCGCATCACGGCTCCCAGAACGACTCGAATCCGACCGGCAAGAAGGAGGTCGAGTGCGAGTCGTGTCATGGACCCGGCTCGCTGCACGTCGAGGCCGGCGGCGACAAGGACAACCCCGGATTTCACACGATCCGCAACCTCAAGACGATGAAGCCCGACGCGTCGTCGGAGGTCTGCGCGACCTGCCATCGCACGGCGGAGCAGTTCCACTGGAAGAGCAGCACCCATGCGCGGAACCGTGTGGCCTGCGTCGACTGCCACGCCGTCCACAGCTCCAAGGATCCCGGCGGCCAGAATCTGCTGCAGGCGACCGGCACGAGCGAGCTCTGCCTGCGTTGCCACACCGACAAGCGGAGCCAGGTCGCGCACGTTTCGCACATGCCCGTGCCGGAAGGCGGCATCACCTGCGCCGACTGCCACAATCCGCACGGCTCGCCCGGGCCGCACATGATCCGGGGCGCCTCGAACAACGAGCTGTGCGAGAGCTGCCACATGGACAAGCGCGGACCCTTCCTCTGGGAGCACCCGCCCGTCCGTGAGGACTGCCTGAACTGCCACGAGCCGCATGGCTCGAACAACGACAAGATGCTCGTGACCAAGCGTCCCTTCCTCTGCCAGCGCTGCCACATCGCGACGCGGCATCCGAGCACGCTGTACGACCTGCCCGATCTGACGGCTTCCAACCGGACCCGCATCGTCGATCGCGGGTGCGTGAACTGCCACACGCAGATCCATGGGTCCAATCATCCGTCCGGCGAAACACTACTGAGATAG
- a CDS encoding T9SS type A sorting domain-containing protein, giving the protein MPSYVRPVRIAINLIGLFLIGLFGTPGPAMAQWAPGGVPVASGPALETVGAASDLNGGAYIVWEDRGSRLANGFVRRVRYDGSLEPSWPAEGIPVCDGGWARYATTAISDDQGGTYVAWLDDRSPPPDSGSVFGVYLTRLSFGGRVPGWSSGGTPLCTGPCAFEPIALAHDTFGGVFAAWSEAGGTRVMHLDADGRRSIGWPAGGISLAGRCSGLAPDGQGGGFVSTSLSLYHLSYSGGTVPGWLAGGLAVAPYPVVGGSLVSDDSGGVYCVWSQMAVPRDTTDGVYAQRIGFDGATAVGWPDHGVRLSPLPAGGQISSFWVSGGAIAAWATGPDAPDRILAQRVERGGITPSWPPDGLLLGDLAGSTKPCGISDGGGGAFIAWDNRQGNGGRFASLQHVLADGHLAIAWPAGGIPLGSDQGFSRSPFLAAFTGPEIAAWVNPIGGAENVVRAARVTDIGPSITAVRVLCPVPRPDGMRLQWIVAAKSPLDLTVEREDRLGWSPIGMLRAALGIVGFTDTQVRPGMTNHYRLSLLVAGARTTFGEVTVTVPFPSLRVRAVPANPARGELEAEAQLPHTAPATLELFDARGRLVERQEIAGGAPRVEQYRLGGGRRLASGVYFLRLTQQGESASKRVVFLR; this is encoded by the coding sequence GTGCCTTCCTACGTCCGACCCGTTCGCATTGCGATCAACCTGATCGGCCTCTTCCTGATCGGCCTCTTCGGCACGCCCGGACCGGCCATGGCCCAATGGGCGCCCGGAGGCGTGCCCGTGGCGTCGGGGCCCGCTCTGGAGACGGTCGGAGCCGCGTCCGATCTCAACGGCGGCGCGTACATCGTCTGGGAGGACCGCGGTTCCCGGTTGGCGAACGGATTCGTGCGGCGGGTGAGGTACGACGGGAGCCTGGAGCCCTCGTGGCCCGCGGAAGGAATCCCCGTCTGCGACGGGGGGTGGGCCCGCTACGCGACCACGGCGATCTCCGACGATCAAGGCGGCACCTACGTCGCTTGGCTGGACGATCGCAGCCCTCCGCCCGATTCCGGGAGCGTCTTCGGCGTCTACCTGACGCGCCTCTCCTTCGGCGGGAGGGTACCGGGCTGGAGCTCGGGAGGGACGCCCCTGTGCACGGGTCCCTGCGCCTTCGAGCCGATCGCGCTCGCCCATGACACGTTCGGCGGTGTGTTCGCCGCGTGGAGCGAGGCCGGCGGAACGCGCGTGATGCACCTGGACGCGGACGGCCGGCGGTCGATCGGCTGGCCCGCGGGCGGCATATCCCTCGCGGGAAGGTGCAGTGGCCTCGCCCCGGACGGTCAGGGGGGCGGTTTCGTCTCGACGAGTCTCTCGCTCTACCACCTCAGCTACAGCGGAGGCACGGTCCCGGGTTGGCTCGCCGGGGGCCTCGCGGTCGCGCCCTACCCGGTCGTCGGCGGGTCGTTGGTATCCGATGACTCCGGCGGCGTCTATTGTGTCTGGTCGCAGATGGCCGTCCCCCGGGACACCACCGACGGCGTGTACGCCCAGCGGATTGGTTTCGACGGAGCGACGGCCGTCGGCTGGCCCGACCACGGCGTCCGATTGAGCCCGCTCCCCGCCGGGGGCCAGATCTCCTCGTTCTGGGTTTCCGGCGGCGCCATCGCCGCCTGGGCGACGGGGCCGGACGCACCCGATCGCATCTTGGCCCAGCGTGTGGAACGCGGAGGCATCACGCCCAGCTGGCCACCCGATGGACTGCTGCTCGGCGATCTTGCCGGATCCACCAAGCCGTGCGGGATCTCGGACGGCGGCGGGGGTGCCTTCATCGCCTGGGACAATCGCCAAGGGAACGGAGGCCGGTTCGCGTCCCTGCAGCACGTGCTCGCGGATGGGCATCTCGCGATCGCGTGGCCGGCGGGAGGGATTCCCCTGGGCTCCGACCAGGGGTTCAGCAGGAGCCCGTTCCTGGCAGCGTTCACCGGCCCGGAGATCGCGGCGTGGGTGAATCCGATCGGCGGCGCCGAGAACGTCGTCCGCGCCGCCCGCGTGACCGATATCGGACCCTCGATCACGGCCGTGCGTGTGCTCTGTCCCGTGCCGCGGCCCGACGGTATGCGCCTGCAGTGGATCGTGGCCGCTAAGAGTCCGCTGGATCTCACGGTCGAACGGGAGGACCGGCTGGGATGGAGCCCGATCGGCATGTTGCGGGCGGCGCTTGGAATCGTGGGATTCACGGATACACAGGTGCGGCCCGGGATGACCAACCATTACCGCCTCTCGCTCCTCGTCGCGGGCGCCCGGACAACCTTCGGCGAGGTGACCGTGACGGTCCCGTTCCCCTCGCTGCGGGTACGGGCAGTGCCTGCGAACCCGGCGCGGGGAGAGCTCGAGGCCGAGGCGCAGCTGCCGCATACCGCTCCTGCCACCTTGGAGCTGTTCGACGCGCGCGGGCGGCTGGTGGAGCGTCAGGAGATCGCGGGAGGCGCCCCGCGGGTCGAGCAATACCGATTGGGCGGCGGGCGCCGCCTGGCCTCGGGCGTCTATTTCCTCCGGCTGACTCAGCAGGGCGAGAGCGCGTCGAAGCGGGTGGTCTTCCTCCGATAA